ATCCGACTGAGAATAGATGGGACTATGCTGTTTTTATCGACATTGATGCTGTTCTGAAAACAGCATTCATAGAGATTCATCCAGCAAATGAATCCGAGGTCGATGAGGTGATCATAAAGGCGCGATGGATGAAGCAATGGATCATGGATAATCAGATCAGAGTCATCACTGAGAACCGGAAGTTTTTCTGGGTTTCATCTGGGAACGTAAAGATCACCAAGAACTCACAGAAAATACGTCTTCTACACAAACAAGGAATCGAAGGCCCACAAGAACATTTGGTTGTTGACAAAGAAATGAGATTCTAATGCCCCATCCGATTATCCCGTGTCAGCCCGAAGTAATTCTATACGGGACACCGTTCTTTAAGTAATGGATCTTGCTCCCGCTCTACGCCCTCGATCCTAAACCAACGAAGAACCTAGTCGCGAAGCGTCGGAACGAGGAACCGCTCTTCTCCCGCTCTTCCAAGGACGGCTCTTGGAAAAATGGAGTCTGTCCCTATTTTTGTGCTCAACGAGTCTGTCCTGTCCCTATTTTTGTATTTATAACCAAGAACCTGGACGCGAAGCGTCGGAACGATGAACCGCTCTTCAGAAAATGGAGTCTGTCCCTGTTTTTAGACCTAAACCAACGAAGAACCTAGTCGCGAAGCGTCGGAACGAAGAACTGCTCTTGTTCTAAAAATGGAGTCTGTCCCTATTTTTGTTCTAAGAAGCAAATGATCGACGAACTTGAGAATATCCCGGAAGATAAGCTTCAACTGCTACTGGAACTAATCAGAAGCAGTAAGTCCAATCTTTCTGATCTTCAGTCAAAGAGAAGATCAATTACCGACTATGCAGGCTCATGGAAAGAGATCGATTCTGAACAATACAACGCTATGATCAAAGAACTAAGAGACCGAAGAGAAAAGGCAAGAAGGGAGTGCGATGTCTGACTCTCATTACTCGTGGATACAGACATACTTTCCATGTTCTTCCGCGGCAATGCTTCTTCTGTAGTATCCAGAATGTAAGAATATTCAACAGGTCACGAGAAAGTCTTTCTCAGCATAATAACGTACTACGAAATCCTCAGTGGTTTGAGACACATTGAAGCGACAAGACAAATAGAGCAATTCCTGGAGTTTTGTCTGTTCAATGAAGTACTTCCTATTACGCTTGAATCAGCTTCTATCGCTGCGACGCACTATGCGTATCTTAGAAAACTCGGAACGCCTTTGGATGATATGGATCTTCTCATAGCCGGTATTGCCATCGAAAACGACATGACTTTAGTCACGCACAACATGAAACACTTCAGCAGAATTCCAGGATTGAAGTTGCAGGACTGGAGAGAATAACTGAATCTCCGCTACGCTGGTAGAACTGCCGGTTGGAAAACGCTCATCGCTGATCGCTGACAAGAACAAATTCTTCAGCTTTTGTTCTTATAACCCGCAACTGACGTATACTCTCTAGGAGAACGGCGAACCTCTAACGGCCAACTGATTCTGCTCTTCCTGCGTTCTTCGTCTCTTAGAAAGCGAACAGCGGTTCTTTTGCCCGACGAAGTCGGAACTGGCCTCGCCGAAAGCGAGACTGGCCTTTGCAAAGCATAGACTGGCCACCGAAGGTGACTGGTTCGTGAAGATCCGCTGTACACCAGAAGTTCCGCTGTACGCTTAAGAACAAGAACCCGCTGAACGCTGCTCAAAACAACGTTGTCCGTCAACGGTCCACCGTCCACCGAGAAGAGCGAGAGAGAGCCACCGCAGACCGAAATCGTAGTTAAAAACCACGAGATGACGAGAAGCGAAAATAGGGATTGACGAGCTCCTGACGTCCGTACCGTTTTTCGTTGTAGGACATTTATCCCGACATCCCCTGTCATCCCGTAATGCTCTTATACGGGATCTCGTTCTGGCTCTTATGTCCTCGATCCTGAACCAAGAACGAAGAACATGGACGCGAAGCGTCGGAACGAAGAACTGCTCTTCTCCCGCTCTTCCTAAGGACGGGTCCACGCTCCTGGACGAAGGTCAAAGGACGTCTTTTTCTCTTCTGAGGAACTTGGACACATAGCATCGAAGAACGCTCCTAAAGCTACTCCCTCCTAGGTCTCCCTCTCGGCTTACGGCCAAGTGGAACCCCGAGCTCCTTCTCAAGATCGGCCACAAGTTCTTCGGCAAACAACGGCTTTCCAGAAAACGTGTTTCCCCTGATTCTACTCAGAAAATCATCTTTATCGGGGAAACCGAGAAACTCTCTCCAGCCTTCCACATTCCAGTTAAGATCCAGATCCTTCAATGAAGAAAGCTGAATGCTCTTGCAAGAAGCTATTGGAACCTTAGAAGATATAGCGTTGCCTTCAGACACTTTTTCATTTGCCGTGATAGATCGGGTACGAACGGGCTCTTCATGTATGTCCACAGATTCATTGCCTGCATCTCTAGAAGAGCTGTTGGTTTCATCCGAAACGTCTACCATCACACTCATACCAACGTGTTCCCTAGCGCTCGACCATTCATACTCCCAGGGAAATTGAACCATCTTGGCCCGAACGGGATTCCTTTCAACATACTTGAGTGCCTCAAGGGCGTGATCGCGATGCAGAGGACAGGAGTAGAAACGCGCCTGCCAGAGATGGCCGGCTCTCCGGTTCTTCTTGTTGAAGTAGTTTGAGTACCTC
This genomic window from Mesotoga sp. Brook.08.105.5.1 contains:
- a CDS encoding transposase — its product is MPRSARVVFEGVVHHITQRGNYRQNIFEDSADRKKYIEFVSEYSRKYEMKIYAYCLMTNHVHFLAAPLRNDSLAMTFKYTNMRYSNYFNKKNRRAGHLWQARFYSCPLHRDHALEALKYVERNPVRAKMVQFPWEYEWSSAREHVGMSVMVDVSDETNSSSRDAGNESVDIHEEPVRTRSITANEKVSEGNAISSKVPIASCKSIQLSSLKDLDLNWNVEGWREFLGFPDKDDFLSRIRGNTFSGKPLFAEELVADLEKELGVPLGRKPRGRPRRE